From Saccopteryx leptura isolate mSacLep1 chromosome 3, mSacLep1_pri_phased_curated, whole genome shotgun sequence, one genomic window encodes:
- the ZNF584 gene encoding zinc finger protein 584 isoform X2 encodes MLENFALTVSLGCPPRPEEWEAPPQQMKSCRVRASGKHLLRGDSGLDIPSALGHLQPQPTHCKGKPRSSMGHRGPFLSGRGHQQQQQRSHAARMPFKCSGCRNGFLKASTLLDHLVTYCKQRLFRYLEGGHAPRGNSTLVNHQKVHPGETSHVCRECGKAFSYPSKLRKHQKVHTGIKPFKCAECGKTFNRKDALALHQRTHTGERPYACSECGKAFSVLSTLIRHRKVHIGGRPYECRECGKFFKYQQSFLLHQRVHTGEKPYDCKQCGKAYVTRSGLYQHWKVHTGERPYKCSLCGKAFTTRSYRNRHQQFHTEQRTYACAECGKAFKHSSTLLQHKKVHTGERLQEDSNVGRPAP; translated from the coding sequence GTTGTCCCCCGAGACCGGAGGAGTGGGAGGCCCCTCCTCAACAGATGAAGAGCTGCAGAGTCCGCGCATCAGGGAAGCACCTTCTGCGTGGGGATTCTGGGCTGGACATCCCTTCCGCCTTGGGccacctccagccccagcccacccACTGCAAAGGGAAACCACGTAGCAGCATGGGACACAGGGGGCCCTTCCTGTCTGGCCGCggtcaccagcagcagcagcagcggtcCCATGCTGCACGGATGCCCTTCAAGTGCAGCGGCTGCAGGAACGGCTTCCTGAAGGCCTCCACGCTCCTTGACCACCTCGTAACTTACTGCAAACAGAGACTATTTAGGTACCTGGAAGGTGGACATGCCCCCAGGGGGAACTCAACCCTGGTGAATCACCAAAAAGTTCACCCTGGAGAAACATCCCACGTGTGTCGTGAGTGTGGAAAGGCCTTCAGTTACCCATCCAAACTGAGGAAGCATCAGAAGGTTCACACAGGCATAAAGCCTTTCAAGTGTGCCGAGTGCGGGAAAACCTTCAACCGCAAAGATGCCCTCGCTCTGCACCAGAGAACCCACACTGGGGAACGGCCCTACGCCTGCAGCGAGTGTGGCAAAGCCTTCAGCGTCCTGTCCACCCTCATCAGGCACCGGAAGGTTCACATCGGAGGCCGGCCCTACGAGTGCCGGGAATGTGGGAAGTTCTTTAAATACCAGCAGAGCTTCCTTCTCCACCAAAGGGTTCACACCGGAGAAAAGCCTTACGATTGCAAGCAGTGTGGGAAGGCATACGTGACCCGTTCTGGCCTGTACCAGCACTGGAAGGTCCACACCGGGGAACGGCCCTACAAGTGCAGCCTTTGTGGGAAGGCCTTCACCACCCGGTCCTACCGCAACCGGCACCAGCAGTTCCACACGGAGCAGAGGACCTACGCATGTGCGGAATGCGGGAAGGCGTTCAAACACAGTTCCACTCTCCTGCAGCACAAGAAAGTCCACACCGGAGAAAGGCTGCAGGAGGACAGTAATGTGGGAAGGCCTGCACCGTAG